GCCCTGCCTGTACGAAATCTGTCTGTTCCGTGGTTATGCTGCCTGCCGTTCATCCTCCCTCCTCGCCCACCGACTGGGCCGCTTATTACCAGCTGCGCTATGCAGTGCTGCGCCAGCCCTGGCAGCAGCCACCCGGCTCAGAGCGAGCCGAGGATGACGCCCTGCCCGACACCTTTCATGCTCTGGTAACTACCCCGGATGGCACCGCCCTGGGCGTAGGCCGCCTGCACAAGGCCGCCCCCGGGCAGGCGCAGGTGCGCTTTATGGCCGTGCACCCCGATGCACGGGGTCAAGGTGTGGGGCGGGCCGTGCTGGAGTACCTGGAGGCCGAAGCCCGGCGCCGCGGCCTGCGGGAGTGTGTGCTGCACGCCCGGGAGCAGGCCGTACCATTTTATTTGCGGCTGGGGTATGCGGTGGTGGCGCCTTCACACACGCTGTTCGGCAGCATTCCGCACTTTCTCATGCGCAAGCCGCTTTAGAACCGTTCCCGCCCGCGCAGCAGGTCCCAGTACAGGCGGAAGTCGCCGCGCAGGGAAAACCACGGGTGCTGGAAGGTGGCGGGCTTGTTGTGCTCCACAAAAAAGTGACCTACCCAGGCAAAAGCATAGGCTGCTATGATGCCATACCCAATTAATATGGGACGCCCCAGCACCACGGTCAGCACCAGGCAAAGCAGGAATAGGGAAGTACCTATAAAATGCAGGATGCGGGTACCGCGCTGCTGGTGCTCGCGCAGGTAGCGTGGGTAGAACTCCGCAAAAGTCAGGGGCCGGGCCGTCATAGCAAGCAGGGTTTTACGTAAAGAAGCCTAACTTTTCCCTGAAATCACAGCCTGCCCTGCGCAATGGACCAATTACCTGATGTAGCCACTCTGGTGGCTATTTACAACCAAATGAACCAATACGGCCGCATAAACGGCATGGTGCTGCACGTAGCCTCGCCCGGGGAAGTGAAGTACACCATGACAGTGCGCGCCGAGCACCTTAGCTCCCCCGGCACCTGCCACGGCGGGGTGCTGGCCGGCCTCATGGACTCGGTGCTGGGAGCAGCGGCCCTGTCGGAGGCCTTCACCGCGGGTGAGCTGGTATCTACGGTGGAGTTCAAGATGAACTACCTGCACCCGGTGCGCCTGCATGATACGCTGGTGGCCACCGCCAAAGTAGACCACGCCGGCAAAACCCTGCTGGTAGCTACCGGCGACATTTACTGCGCCACCCGCGAGCTAGTGGTAGCCAAGGGCATGGGCACCTTCAACCGCTACCCCGCCGACAAGCGCGACTTCCGCAAGCTGCTGTTCCCCTCCGCCGACGACGAGCAGGAATAAAACGCAAACCGCCGGACCGTTCCCGTAAAAGGAACCGCCCGGCGGTTTATAGCAGTGCCGGCTAACCGGCCCTGGCTACTTAGTAGCGCGAAGAAGCCGACTCGTGCTCTTCCTCCTCCTGGGGAGAATCGTCGTCTTCGTTTTCATTCATGATGGGGGGCTGCACTTTGCGCACGTTGCGGGCGCAGTCCTCGTCGCGGTGGTTGCGGCCTACGGTGAATTCTACCCAGTCGCCTTCCTGCAGGTCGTTGAAGTCGCCTTCGGCCATATCAGCGTAGCTGAAGAACAGGTTGTTGGGGGGCATTACCACAAAGCCAAACCCGTTTTTCAGGTTTTTGATGGTGCTTACGCCAATGGAGCCTACCGGGCCGGCGGCCGTAGGGCCGGCGGGGCGCAGCGGCTTGGGAGCAGCGGTATAAGCCGCGGGCTCCGGCTGGTTCACGAACAGGTCCTCAATCAGCGGGTCGTTCTTGCTCAGGCGCTCATCAATTACCTCGTGCATGGCTACGGGGTAGGTAGCATGGTCGAGGAGCTGCTGGGAGGCACGGGTTACGCGGTTTTCGCCTTTATAATCGGTGTATTTGAAGTCCCAGTTGAGCAGCATCACGCGGGTGCCCACGGTGTTGAGCTTCTTCACCAGGGGCAGGTAGTCGCTGTCGCCGGCAATCAGCACAATTACGTCGAAGCTCTTGTGCAGGGCCATTTCCAATGCTTCCAGGCTCAGCCACACGTCAATGCCCTTTTCCTGCAAACGGCCGTCGCGGGTTTTCAGGGGCATGTAGTGGGTGGTGATGCCCAGGTTCATCAGGATATCGTCGAGCAGACGGTCGTGGAACAGACGGTCTTTTTCGCGGGCCTCCGTGGCGCTTAAGCGGCCGCGGAAGAAGTGAGCGTCGGTAATCTGGCACAGGCGCACATCGGTGTCCTCGTCTTCGGCTACCTGATGACGGATAAACTCGTGCAGGCCTTCCAAGCTAATTCGTGCCTTGCGCTCATGCTGAAAGTAGTAGTAATCACTGATCTTAAGGAAATAATTGCCGTCATAGAAGACACCGATCCGGATCAGCGGGCTATTCATCTGATTCATAAAATTCTACTCGTTTTGGAAATGTGCAGGGGGGTGTGTCAGGACACGTAACAGGTCAGGGTGGGCCTTCAAGGAGGAAAGGCCGTGTCAAAGGTACGAAGTATGCATAAAATACATAATATAAATTTAATATGCTAACTGTTTGATTCAAAGGGTATATACCACAAAATCATTCCATAAATAATCACATTTATGAATACTTCCGAAGGCGCCAATTTGCGGTGAAAAACGTCGTTTATCAAAGCAGATATTCCAACTACATACAGCAAAGTGCAACTTTACTGTCGAGCTTACCAAGGCTGACTATAAAAGCTAACCAAGCCTTTTAAATGCAAAACAAGCAGGCCGATTACCTGCGAAATCCGGGTTTATTCAGGTAACAACACCAAGTGAATTAGAATTTCATTCTGCTCACTATCAGCAACAACACTACTGCACCATATACGCCGCAAACCACTATTTCCAGCACGTTGCCCATGGCCGAACCCGTCCGTATGAGCGGCAATTTAATAGCGAAATCGGAAAGGGGCATAAAATACTTCACGCCGGACTTGGTCAGCGTATCGGCCAGCAGGTGGGAAAGGTAGCCCCCGCCGGCAAACAGCGCCACGCCGTGCCACCCCAGCGTTTGGTTGGCCAGGTGCCCGATATACGTCCAGAGGGCGGTGGCCCAGATGGTGTGCGTCCAGGTGCGGTGGCTGGTGAAGGGCGCCACGGCTACAAAAGTGCCCAGCATGCTCAGCCAGAGCATACCAGTATACAGCCCCGCCACTACGGTGCACAGGCCCGTAAACATAAGTGCCAGCTTACGCGCCGAGCCGCCCTGCATGGCCGCGCCCACCATACCAAAAGCCAGCGCGGTAGTAAAGCCCATGCGCCGGTCGGCGCCCAGCAGCATATAGTGCGTGTAGGCGGCTATGCCAATGCCCACCAGCACAAACGCCCAACGCACGTAATTCTGGGCAAAGCCTAGGCGCTTGCTCAGGCGGGAGCTGGGATGGTCCAGATCAGGAGCCAGGGCCGAAAAGCCCGCCAGGGCTATGCCGGCCGGCGAAAAGGGAATACCCGGTACCAGGCCGGCCACGGCTACGCCGGTAATAAGGCCAATGGCCAGGTGAGAAGAGCCGCGCACGCAGAAAAATACCTTTGAACGAAAGAACGAAGGTACGCGGCTAACCGCTAGGAACGAGGGGCCGAAGCAGGTAATGCGCAGGCCGTGCCGCGCACCGGCGCCTCCCGGGTATAGGGCCGTGCGGCCTGTACGGCAGCCAGGCAGCGCCGCCGGTAAATGGCCAGCCAGGCATGTTTAGCCTGTTGCCAACGCTCCCAGGCGTCAATATCAAACTCGGGGTCCGGGGCGGGGTTGCGGGTGGGGTCCATAATGCAACGGTGGGATGGGTGGGGAGAGCAGAGGACTAAGATATATACTTTTCACTATTGATACTTCACCCAGCTCAACAATAAAAGGCTTTATAGCACATCCGGGAAACTTTCGGACCTTGGCGGCGGTATTGCTACCGCCCCCAGCCCGACCGGATTCTCATTCGGCCGGGCTTCTCCCGTTGTTTTGCCTCCTAGCCGATATCCGTTTTGCAGGTCTCCGATTTCCTCAAGCTCTATACCCTGGACCCCACCGTGCTGACCATTGGGGCCCGCCTGAACCCAGCCACGCGCAACAGCCTGCGCGCTGAAGCCAACGCCCCGGCCGCGCCCGTGCGCCTGCATCTGCGCGGCCTGGTGGGCAGCCAGGATGCCGTGCTGGCCGCCGCCCTGCACCAGGACTTTCCCGATCAGCACCATCTGTTTATTCTGCACGACCGGGAAGAGGCGGCCTACTTCCTGGCCGACCTGCAGCACCTGGTGCCCGACGAGGAGCCTTTGCTTTTCCCCAGCTCCTACAAGCGCCCCTACGCCTTCGATGAGACGGAAAACGCCAACGTGCTGATGCGGGCCGAGGTGCTGAACAAGCTCAACTCCCACCGCGGCCCCAAAACCACCGCCGAGCAGGCCGCCGAAGATGCCGACGATGCTTTGCCGGAAGGCGACGCCACAGCCCGGAGCAGGAAAATCAGCGTGAAGGACACGGCCGGCGCGCTGATTGTGACGTACCCGGAGGCACTGTTTGAGAAGGTTATCAACAAGAAGAGCTTAGTTGCCAACACTTTTATTGTGAAGGTGGGC
The Hymenobacter sp. DG25B genome window above contains:
- a CDS encoding metal-dependent hydrolase, with amino-acid sequence MRGSSHLAIGLITGVAVAGLVPGIPFSPAGIALAGFSALAPDLDHPSSRLSKRLGFAQNYVRWAFVLVGIGIAAYTHYMLLGADRRMGFTTALAFGMVGAAMQGGSARKLALMFTGLCTVVAGLYTGMLWLSMLGTFVAVAPFTSHRTWTHTIWATALWTYIGHLANQTLGWHGVALFAGGGYLSHLLADTLTKSGVKYFMPLSDFAIKLPLIRTGSAMGNVLEIVVCGVYGAVVLLLIVSRMKF
- a CDS encoding DUF962 domain-containing protein, with amino-acid sequence MTARPLTFAEFYPRYLREHQQRGTRILHFIGTSLFLLCLVLTVVLGRPILIGYGIIAAYAFAWVGHFFVEHNKPATFQHPWFSLRGDFRLYWDLLRGRERF
- a CDS encoding PaaI family thioesterase — protein: MDQLPDVATLVAIYNQMNQYGRINGMVLHVASPGEVKYTMTVRAEHLSSPGTCHGGVLAGLMDSVLGAAALSEAFTAGELVSTVEFKMNYLHPVRLHDTLVATAKVDHAGKTLLVATGDIYCATRELVVAKGMGTFNRYPADKRDFRKLLFPSADDEQE
- a CDS encoding GNAT family N-acetyltransferase, which translates into the protein MLPAVHPPSSPTDWAAYYQLRYAVLRQPWQQPPGSERAEDDALPDTFHALVTTPDGTALGVGRLHKAAPGQAQVRFMAVHPDARGQGVGRAVLEYLEAEARRRGLRECVLHAREQAVPFYLRLGYAVVAPSHTLFGSIPHFLMRKPL
- a CDS encoding NYN domain-containing protein, whose translation is MNSPLIRIGVFYDGNYFLKISDYYYFQHERKARISLEGLHEFIRHQVAEDEDTDVRLCQITDAHFFRGRLSATEAREKDRLFHDRLLDDILMNLGITTHYMPLKTRDGRLQEKGIDVWLSLEALEMALHKSFDVIVLIAGDSDYLPLVKKLNTVGTRVMLLNWDFKYTDYKGENRVTRASQQLLDHATYPVAMHEVIDERLSKNDPLIEDLFVNQPEPAAYTAAPKPLRPAGPTAAGPVGSIGVSTIKNLKNGFGFVVMPPNNLFFSYADMAEGDFNDLQEGDWVEFTVGRNHRDEDCARNVRKVQPPIMNENEDDDSPQEEEEHESASSRY